AGATTTCACTGGTTGAATATTTGCTGTGAAACTCCATTATTCGTTTTATATTAGGCTAATTAATTCCTTAACGTTTCAACAGGGAGCCATCAAAAACATGGAAGTTTATGTGACGTACCTTTGTCAGCGTCCGCTGTAGCTGTATCCACTTGGAAATGCCTGTTCAAATTAATACATCAAAAAAGATAACTATCTGGTGCTTAACATATTGAAGAAACATCTTTATATGTTTCTTGTACATTTAATTAACATAGTTCATTTCATTCCATCAAGACATTTAACCATGTATTTAAATCAGTTTTcccttttaaagtaaaatttgttAAGCGTGATCTATAGGCGAAATTAATCTGCAGTCCAGTTTCTGCAGTGTTAGGAGTTCAGCTCATGCAGATATGCCCAAACTAGTGCCTGAGCCGCAACTGCTATGCATGGAGAGTCTTGTGGGGAAGTATCACTCTCTGCTTGCCCTGTTCTATACTTTTGCGtagttgtttgctttctttcactaCTGGATATGGGGTACTGGAACAGCTGAACCTTTGGTGACAGCTCACCTGACCCTCTTGCATTTTTAAGTAGCTTGGCTCCCAGTGACACAGGTGCAGCAGCAGAGAATCCAGCGCAGGCTGCAAAATGTGCCGTAGACTGCAAGTAAAGGTCAGTCTGCTCGTGCTGCATGCCTTGCTCTAACGTGACTAGGTGCCTGCAGTGCCtaaaccagtttaaaaaaatctagccCTGGTTAGCCTGCCTGCAGAAGCTACAGTCCTTACAGATAGGGAGAAGTTGATACAGAATTGCATCACTTGGTACCACCTGGTGTTGCTTCTGACTTGTCCGCGTATGGGATGCCAACACCTGTCTGGCTACTTAGCTGAAAAAGAGTAACAGGACATAGCAGTGTAGAGGTCACAGCTATAAACTCAGCTGACTtccacagcagcctctgaaaCAGAGCAGGAACTGCAGCCTGCTCTGTATCGACGACTGAGAACTGAGCAACaagcaggtgggtttttttttcccccaaaccagTTACCAAATGGCAGATTTTACCACTTTCACCTTTGATTAAGGTAGGGTAGTGCCACTCATGTTGTTTCAAACATTGACCAGTTCAATGTTGTAGcgtaaaaagcattttaaaaaggacaAGAGAAccattgtaattattattttactattgCCATTTGTGagggaattttaaaaattatttactgttttaaCATGAAGAAACATGAAAAGATTAAACTACGCATAGTAGTGGTTCTGGTTTAGAGTATTAAACGTTCTCGGTTTACGTTTTCTGACGTTCATTCTTACTGATGTCATCCAGGCAGAGAATGCAGCTGTATCAGTAGGCTATCCCGTATCAGCAGTGACACATTTTAAAACGTAGAAGCATCTATAACCCTTTTATTATATTGGTTACAAGAGTAAGTCTCcggctttctttctcctctctcttcttggGCTTACTGTCGAATTTACTATAAACAGTATTTACAATTTTGTCTGCTGTCATGTGAAACTGAATTGATAAGCAAAAAGCATTTAACTCAGTTGCTCACCCGCTGTCCTCTCCTTCCAGTAGGCGGCGATAGGTGGCAATCTCCATCTCCAAACGTGTCTTGATATCCAGCAATACACTGTACTCATTGCTCTGTGCTGCCATGTCAGCCCGGATTTGTCTCAGTTGAGCCTCTAAATTGGCAACTGCTTCCTGTATTTGAGCTAGCTGATGACTGTAACGTGCTTCAGTTTCAGCCAGGGTATCTTCTAAAGACTTTTTCTATAGCCGACAAAAAGAACAGGAGATTTTGGCAGATGTATTATTCAGGAGGATACATCTTtatattaaaattacatttagaTTGAAAAACCTCACAATTTCTGTATTTATCTGTGTAATGATCTGCTAAACACATTCCTGATTTCAAGTACCATGTTAAGGTGGGTCTGTAATTCCAGCTCCATGCCCTGAAAGGTCTGTCTCCGTTCTGTGATCTCTCTCTTTTGGCTTTGCAGCTGTTCGATATTGATGGCTACTTCCTGTTTCAGGTCTTctgtctgaaacagaaaaaatggaAGGACTGAAACCCAGAACTAAACATACTTGAGGATCTTGCTGATGTTTTAAGTAACTGAGCCGTACCTGTTTTTCAAATTGTTCTTTGGCTTCTTCACGGTTCTTTTCTGCCATTTCTTCATATTGCTTTCTCATGTTTTCCATAATAGTTGCAAGATTGATACCTGGAGCAGCATCCACCTCTACGTTAACTGTGCCGCCCACCTGTTTGCGCAATCTGTCAACTTCCTGCAACAATGAGGATTGTATTAGCATCAGTTGAAGTGGACTTTTAAtcctgcatattggaagcaaattcAAAATCCACAGAAATAGAAGTGGTTCTTAAATCTTAAATAGCACCTCAGGGAAAGATAACTTAATCACCTCATAAATATTGTATATTGCATCTTATGTTAGaaaattttacttattttgtagCAAGAAATCTTATCTCATCTATAAACATATTATAAAAAGATGATTTCCTCAGGGCCACATCCGTGAAATGACTATACAAGTCATGGTTCCCATCTGTATGCTTTTGTGTTCAGTAAGAAATCATAAACCACAAATTATTCTTAAGAAAAACCTTCACTCCTTAATTTCTGGAGCTGTTCAGCATTTGATGCCTAATAACTTGGATTTAACTTAGTGCCACATAGAGTTATACTGCTTCTGGAAAATTTTACAGATGcttcagtgcagcacagcacagttttGAGTAGGTGCACCAGCTTTCTTAAATTCTAGGTTGACTATTTCTAATACAGTgcttaaagaacattttttctgcagtgtaACAAGGAATTTCATAGAGCGGATACAATGACTTAATTACTAAGGGTAGTAATCTCAAAGGAAAGCTTGGGCATATGCCGTAATTCAGATTGTGTTAGCCTTTAACAGTCATCTTTAATGTAAAATTTCTGGTTTATATCTTTACTTGAAAAAGGGGAATAAATAATGGTAATTTAACCTTCTTATCTTTGCAGGTCTTTGAAATTATAAATGCAATGCTGAGGGTGCAATTCAGTTTGAGCTTAGACTCCTAGCAGATACTTAGTGGAGATATCTAACTTGCAAATATTTCTGCATGAGCCAGAGCTCCTAATAAGAAAAGCAGAGACCAAAGAGCACATAGCATTCACACAGGTAGTATATGAATAGGCAGCTAAATTTTGATATGTTAATCttgagctgaatcccaccctaaGTGTCATATTATTTCAGATTAACCATGAAAATTTCATTATTTCTAGTGGAGCTGAATTTATGTAtgcctttgaaaaaataatctctCCGTGATGATGATCTGCTCTTACCTCGTCGTGGTTCTTCTTAAGAAAAACTAGTTCTTCATTCACACTTTCAATCTGGGACTCCAAATCAGATTTCGTCAAGGTCAAGTCATCAAGGACTCGGAGCAGTCCGTTAATGTCATTCTGTACACTTTGCAAGAGCAAGTGTTCATTCTCAAACCTGTAAAATAAGGCTTGTTCTGTCACCATCAAAATGCAACTAGTTGATGAAATgaatagctgctgcagccttagtcctcaaatatttcttttactgACTTTTGTATTAGAAAAGGTTTGTCTCAAAGTTTTGATTCTCATAGCTAACTTTCAAGACTAAGTATAAATTTTGCCTAAGTAAGTATAGCAAATACTGTAGAATTTTTCAAGGGAATAGAGCAAATGATATTTGCACAGTGCACCTATTCTTTGTTACTATTTAATTGTGTCTTGTTAAAGGCATTTTAGttcacatataattttttttttctcccttgaaaaaTGAAACTGGCTATCTAGAAACTTTCATGAATAACAGGAGCATGAAAGAGAATGTATGGAATGATCATGGAACCTACTTCACTCTGAAATCATCAGCAGCCAGTTTGGCATTGTCAATCTGCAGGACAAGCCTTGCATTTTCCAGCTGTGCAACACCAATCTAAAAAAGAATAGTGAAAAGGGATGAAGCATTGGTGGTAGGATTAGCAGACAAAGCTAATAGATTCTTAAATATTATAGAAGATAACTTTACTTTACATTTATAAACATTGAATTTCTACCAAGAACCAGATTTTTGTTATGTAAAGGATTATTGTACAGATGTATTATATTCTCCAGTGTATTATGGTATGCAGAGAGAAACAAATCTAATtgaaaattggaaagaaaaggtcTGAGGCAGGGGAAGAAGAGAACAAGAATCTTTGCACATAAATGCACACTTTGTCCTTTCTTGGAAATCTCATTAATACTGCATGTGGCCTTCATCAGCGCACTTAACTTTACTGTCTATTAGTCATCTAGGTTTAAGTTAAATTGCCTTTAAAGCGCATGGAAAGAAATAGTCTTCTCCAAAACGTAAATTATACTGTCATAAATTAGGTTTCTCAAGTAGTTGAGATCATCTGCAATCTGAAAGACATCTGCTTCTAAGGGATAGGTGATAGAACTAGCGAAAAGTAAGAGAGGAAAGATTTCAGGAACTTCACTGGAAACATGAGTTGAAGACAAATCCATCAGCTGATTGCTGtggaaatagattattttttataGTGGTAATTTGCTATTTCAAGCAGTGACCTATTGCTTTTCTGGGCATTTGGTAGTCTCCAATTCTGAACATTTGGAAAAATGGCCCCTTTTTCCTATATAATGATAAGTAATGCACTGGAAGAGCAGAGCTGAAGCCTATCCTACTGTAAGGTTTGTGTCTGCcctagaaaagaaatgaaatgtacCCAAGAAGATTAAGTAAAATTAAAGAACTGGTAAGTAGATAATGTacccttttgaaaaaaattggtaAGGTGTACCTGAGATCTAGCTTGAGAATCAGAGATGGAACTGTTGTATTGTATAAGAGATCTTTTAATACGAATAAATGCATCCTTCGTTATACCGTAGTTTTAGGAGCCATTCATTCTTTGACGTTATTTGAGAAAGTTATTTCTTGAAGGTATGAAGATAGAAACCTTTGAATGTTGGCTTTAGGCCAGATGGAGTTATCATACGTGGAAGACAAAGTCTAGTAGCTGACTTACTGTAAATAAAAGCCCTACCTTATTTAATCACCATCATAGTCATAAAACTACTTCCCCTCTAGTCTGCTTTTTCAGATGAGATTATAAATCATTATTGCTTTCTGGATATTTGCAGTCAGAAATCTTTTGAGAGATGGAGGATTATATATGAATTTGTAAAATATTGTCATTTAATACCAGgctactaaaaaaataaaatcactgtttACACAAAGATATTATATGTTTATGTAACAATAAAACCAATTTAAATTATTTGGGCAAATTAGGGGAAATTATAGAATGGAAGAGAGAGTTTTGGATTTTTAGCGTTCCTCAGTCAATTTCTCCTCTCAGGTAGCCTTGAAATGTATTACTTTTCAGGCTTCAGAGTAGAAGTTCAGATTAGAATAACTACATAATATATCTCTTCTCTCCTACCTGCCAAAAAGGTAAagattggaaaaataaaatgctgtaacCTGGGACACCTTTGTGATAGGCCATTTAGGataaattatgaaaataattttactattaatgctaaatttcttccttcttattGACATAAATAATATCATTTATTGACACTTTCATATGATATGAGGTGATTAACAATTAAATTGTATTTGTTTTGAACATCGTAATAATTGAGACACAAATTATGAGAGTCAGCAGCAGCACTTTCCATACTTTTAGTTTTTTTAGAGCCTTAGGTTTGGTTTACTTTGTCAAGGTGTTCTAAGAACCtctgaaataattaaatgaattGGAGGACTTGGCTTATATTTTTCATTCTACAAGGATATTGAGGAAATAAttcaattatatattatattccTTTTAGGAATGCAATTCACTTATATTGGGTGCCAGGATGCAACAGTGTTCCGCCCTGAATACTGTGGCTATCCTACTTAATTTCCGTGTTTCCACTTACTTAGATGTTAAGAAGGAAAGAggtaatcttttttaaaaaacactttgaaatccACAGATACCAAActgtattttaatgtttaaagaaCCTTTAGTACTTTCACTAATTAAAATTACCGAAAGCACATGTAATAgaagatttttcaggttttagATTCCTCACATATGTAGACATACATCTACTAATATAAACTATGTAAAACCAGTCACCATCTAATTTGTATCTGATCAAAGCAAAGTATTTATTGTTCTTAATTGAGACAATTGCAATTTGAAAGATAAATTTTATGCAAGTAGATTATTATGCATATATTTCTAGATGATTATATGATTTCTTACCTTATTTCGGAGATCTTCAATTATTTTGAAGTATGGACTATGGTCATGCCTTATGTCTGAGGTGTTCTTCTCATACCACTCCTTGATCTGCTTTTCAATCTGGGAGTTTGCTTTCTCTAGAGAACGCACCTTCTCCAGATATGAAGCCAAACGGTCATTTAGATTTTGCATAGTTGTTTTCTCATTGCCAGTCAGCAGTTCATCATTACCAGTAATATGAAGCTGGAAGTTATTGCTGAATTTTCCACCAAAGCCTTGTCCGTAGTTGGTGCTGGTAGATATGCGGGTACCATAGCCACCAGCTCCCCCATAGACGCTAGGTGCTTGAAGTTTTTGGATGGCTGTTCTCCTGACAGTTAAGCCACTGACACTGGGTGCAGGAGGATGGAAATGGGAGCTTGAACCCCGCTGAAAGCTTCGGTTAGAGAATgccatttgtgttttttttctttgtctaaaATGAAAGAGCTAAGTCTCCGCAAGTTTAGGACAGCTGAAGTGAAGAGCAGCGTATGCTCTGTAAACCTTTATACTCTATTTCAAGGAGGAAGGATAATAGTTATAAACCCCACCTCTGTTGACACACAATGTAATTGGTGTCAGCACAAATAATATGCAAGATATTGCCCCCGCAATCTGTGTAATGTAAGGGGTTTTTGATCTGTTCATCTGTGTTTGAGAAAAACTCCCCAGGTAATTTGGCTTTCTTTGTgattattttgaataaaacataaaatacaaataagcTAGTGAATGATTTATAACAGTATATCTGCAGCGGTAGTTTCTTATACCCATGTGCAGTTTATGAAATTAAAATGAGAGCTGGTTATATGTGACAAGGGactgaaaatatatgtatttgcaaTCAAGTATATATTTCTGTTGAGTAAGCAGTACTCTGGGCCTCAGAACAGTCTAGAACAGTGTATAAATTATTAGAAAGATGGCATTTATAACTACCATGTTAATTTTATTGTACGCCCAAAACACTGTTTGTACTGTAATCAGAAAGTGAATGTTGTAGGGAACTTGCACTGAATATGCATTCACTTAGTATTAGAAACCCTTGCATGTTGAACAAGTTTTCAGTGCAGTTGAAATTAAACAGGAGGGGTATTGCTTTGGAGAAAGTAGTAAGAGGAAGAATAGCGGAAGTCCTCTTTCCTTTGCATATGAGATGCGGAAGTCCATGGAGTGATCTGAGGTGCTGAGATCAAGCTTTCAGCGTTCCTGTGTGACTAAAGTTAAAGCAACGCTAGTTGTTTATTAAGTAATCTCATCTTACTTTATATACGCAGATATAGTTATTTGTGCAGGTGTAAGTGGTATTTTGGTGACAGCACTTAGCTCCTACCTCGTCAATATTCTAGACAAAAATACTATCGACTATATATGTGTTGATATTTGACATCTTGGAGATCACCTGGCTTCTACGTTCGATAGCAGCTTTATCGGAGTGAGTCGAATCCTTGCAGAAGCCATAATAATCATAATGATCATCATAATCATAATAGTAATAATCATAAGCTGTCGCACTCACAGGATTCAAGAAAGTGAAAACTTGACTTTCCTGCAAACCTTCTCCCTCTCTGGGAACAATGTGAAGAGGTGGAGTTTTCTGTACAAAAGTAGTTCCGCTAGTGGGTATTCTATCGGAGAGCTAGATGGCGTGTTCATTGGCAGGAAACCGACTGCCTTTGTtaagtggttttaaaaaaaacagacaatcCTATTTCTAATAGCACCGAGGTTCCTAAACTGACAATAGTGTATACCTTTAAGATACTAAatagagaaaatggaaagcaagggaagaagCTGATTGATGAGGGGATCATTAGTGCTATTGGAAAGCATGTAGCAGGTGTGCACTGGAACAGATGGTAGGTGTAGTTCCTTGGGGCATTGCACTTACAGTACTTTAGTGTATTATTAATGTAGAGCTAGTCAGGTAGAACAATTAACGCATATTGTTTGTATTGGTGGAGAACAGCTGCTCTGCATACTGATTTCAGACCTTGAGGCAAGGAAATTGATGAAACACTATCTTTGGGGCCTAAAACTGTGTCTTGGCAGTATCTTCAAACTTCTGAGAACCCCTAGGCCTGGAGCGTTAGGAAACCAGTACTGGTCGGTTTTAAAAGTCACTGGTGCTATCCAGCGTAGAATAAAGTTGCCTGCAGGTTATTCTAGATAGTACTGGGGCAAAGCAAATTGTTAAGCTGTCATGCTTAGCTATCTGAAAATGAGTCTTCCAAAGCAAATTGATTAGCGTACAGGGCAGAACGTTTTTTGCAGGAGGATGCTGTTCATCTGCGTGAATTGTCTTTGGACCTTGAACTTTTTGGGGTGGAACCGGTAAGTGTAAATATGGAAAAACAAAGTGCACTAGCCAGATCATTTGGACTGTAACTATAGAAACTCAAGGCAGgtcttttatttattaaacatATTTAGACTGAGTAAGAATCAATAGAGTCAGTAGGACAGAGCATACACCTTAAAGCTGTTAGAGGAATACAGCAAGAAATCCTGCTACAGTTCCTTCTCTTGGCTATGCCTTTCACTGCCTGCGTGTTTGACAGTATTTCCTGATAACTTATTTAATAGTAAACATTATGCTTGGTTTCTTAGCATTTGTTCAAATTAGTTTCCCTATTACCTTGATGATGTTTTTTCTAAACATCACTATTTGAacattccattttttcttttattgagcAGAAGCCAAAGATCATTTATTGACTTTCATGTTTGCCTCTAAACATAACAGATATCAGCAAAGCTCTAGATTGGCTTCTGTGGGCCAAATTCTCAACCTTTGTATTCGCAACTATCCCACCTCCAAATGGATAAGGAGCTACATCGTTTAAATATCAGAAAAGCAAATTGTATGTGTTGCTAAATTAAAGTCACATGTTTGAAATTTACAGAAATTGGATGCTATTTAGAAATACAAGACTAATATAAAATACTTACATATGAGATTGATAGTGAAATAAAATGCACTGATACATAACAATGTCTAAACTTTTCTCTGACTTCACCTTACACAGTGTTCTGATCAGAATGGACATGAGGACTAGGTAAGACATTTGTCTTGGCTGCTGGCTCTGCTACTTTATGTCTAGCTGAACcttgaacatttttctttcctccaaaatcTTCTTGATTATTAAGCAAAAGCATTTAAGGCATATGCAATTGGAAGCACAGAGCAATAGTATCATGTAGACTTAGGGTTAAAAGATACTGACTTTTCTtagtgttctttttcttttcttctccaagtTGTTTCCTGACAATTTCTCTGGTCTGTATACACTTCTCAATCCAAAAGTAAGCTGAAATATTAGCAGGAATATTTACTAAGATAAAGGTAGATATAATTCATGCCATAGGTGGGTTTTGCTCATGTTTTGGGGGGTTTCTTACAGTTTTTGATTGAATATATCTTGAATGGTTGTGTAAACACCTAATACTGTGCAAATGAACACCAAAGGCTGTATCTACCCTGGTAAAGTACACAAAGGCAAGGCCCACAGAGTGGCGTGAGAACGAGCGGCTTGGGATGGCAGCCATCTCGGCAGCTGTCCTGCTGTCCGTCGGGAGGGGTCGCGGGCCGGTGCTACCTCTCCAGCTACGCCCAGGCACTGGCTGGAAGAACGTTAGCTGGCACAAGTCGAGTCTGTGAGAGGGATGATGGTCCTGGTAGAACAGCATGGATGTCTGTGTGCCAGTGTCTGAACCTGTGGGCTGCCTTATTCACAAAATGGTTGTGACAGAAAATAGTCTAAATAGCTGTtgagaagcttaaaaaaatgttatattttctgATATCTGCAGTCTTGATCAGTTTTAAAGAACTACTACTACTGCGTAGTAAAACTGATCAGTTTTAAAGAACTACAACGCTTGCTGATGCTTTAGCTGGGCATCTTCCAACTCAAGACTCAGTTGTGAATACACTATAGAGGACAGTCTGTAGAGACATGCGTAGCATTTCCCTTCAGTGATGTGCACGGTCTGAATTGTTTGTGTGCAGcgaaaataaaacattcatagCAACACTAATAACTTATTTCATGAAGAACTCTCACCTGTGTGACAGAAGTTTACTGTATAGTAGAGAGCAATGTAGATAAGTAGTGCGGGGTTAGGATAAAGTGTGCATGCCATTTAGTATTACTCACTATTACTAACCAGTCATGGgagttcaaggaaaaaaagacacaccCAGCTTTGGTTCTGCGTTTATGCAACCTTTAGGTGTAACATG
The sequence above is a segment of the Struthio camelus isolate bStrCam1 chromosome 25, bStrCam1.hap1, whole genome shotgun sequence genome. Coding sequences within it:
- the KRT20 gene encoding keratin, type I cytoskeletal 20 — its product is MAFSNRSFQRGSSSHFHPPAPSVSGLTVRRTAIQKLQAPSVYGGAGGYGTRISTSTNYGQGFGGKFSNNFQLHITGNDELLTGNEKTTMQNLNDRLASYLEKVRSLEKANSQIEKQIKEWYEKNTSDIRHDHSPYFKIIEDLRNKIGVAQLENARLVLQIDNAKLAADDFRVKFENEHLLLQSVQNDINGLLRVLDDLTLTKSDLESQIESVNEELVFLKKNHDEEVDRLRKQVGGTVNVEVDAAPGINLATIMENMRKQYEEMAEKNREEAKEQFEKQTEDLKQEVAINIEQLQSQKREITERRQTFQGMELELQTHLNMKKSLEDTLAETEARYSHQLAQIQEAVANLEAQLRQIRADMAAQSNEYSVLLDIKTRLEMEIATYRRLLEGEDSGHFQVDTATADADKELSKIKKIKTIVEEVVDGKVVSSQINEIEEAI